A genomic segment from Aegilops tauschii subsp. strangulata cultivar AL8/78 chromosome 1, Aet v6.0, whole genome shotgun sequence encodes:
- the LOC109750771 gene encoding transcription factor MYC2 has translation MNLWTDDNASMMEAFMASADMPAFPWGAAATPPPPAAVPQQPAFNQDTLQQRLQAIIEGSRETWTYAIFWQSSTDAGASLLGWGDGYYKGCDDADKRRQQPTPASAAEQEHRKRVLRELNSLIAGGGAAAPDEAVEEEVTDTEWFFLVSMTQSFPNGMGLPGQALFAGQATWIATGLASAPCERARQAYTFGLRTMVCIPLGTGVLELGATEVIFQTNDSLGRIRSLFNLNGGGGGSGSWPPIAPPPQEAETDPSVLWLADAPAGDMKESPPSVEISVSKPPPPQPPQIHHFENGSTSTLTENPSLSVHAQQPPPQQAAAAAQRQNQHQQQLQHQHQLQLQHQHNQGPFRRELNFSDFASNASVTVTPPFFKPESGEILNFGADSTSRRNPSPAPPAATASLTTAPGSLFSQHTATVTAPLNDAKNNPKRSMEATSRASNTNHHQNATANEGMLSFSSAPTTRPSTGTGAPAKSESDHSDLEASVREVESSRVVPPPEEKRPRKRGRKPANGREEPLNHVEAERQRREKLNQRFYALRAVVPNVSKMDKASLLGDAISYINELRGKMTVLESDKETLHSQIEALKKERDARPAAPSSGMHDNGARCHAVEIEAKILGLEAMIRVQCHKRNHPAAKLMTALRELDLDVYHASVSVVKDIMIQQVAVKMATRVYSQDQLNAALYGRLAEPGTAMQIR, from the coding sequence ATGAACCTGTGGACGGACGACAACGCCTCCATGATGGAGGCCTTCATGGCCTCCGCCGACATGCCGGCCTTCCCCTGGGGCGCTGcggccaccccgccgccgccggccgccgtgcCGCAGCAGCCGGCCTTCAACCAGGACACGCTGCAGCAGCGCCTGCAGGCCATCATCGAGGGCTCCAGGGAGACCTGGACCTACGCCATCTTCTGGCAGTCCTCCACCGACGCCGGCGCCTCGCTCCTCGGCTGGGGCGACGGCTACTACAAGGGCTGCGACGACGCCGACAAGCGCCGCCAGCAGCCCACCCCGGCCTCCGCCGCCGAGCAGGAGCACCGCAAGCGCGTCCTCCGGGAGCTCAACTCGCTCATAGCCGGGGgaggcgccgccgcgcccgacgaGGCCGTCGAGGAGGAGGTCACGGACACCGAGTGGTTCTTCCTCGTCTCCATGACCCAGTCCTTCCCCAACGGGATGGGCTTGCCGGGCCAGGCGCTCTTCGCCGGCCAGGCCACCTGGATCGCCACGGGGCTCGCCAGCGCGCCCTGCGAGCGGGCCAGGCAGGCCTACACCTTCGGCCTCCGCACCATGGTCTGCATCCCCCTCGGCACCGGCGTGCTCGAGCTCGGCGCCACCGAGGTCATCTTCCAGACCAACGATAGCTTGGGGAGGATCCGCTCGCTCTTCAACCTCAACGGCGGAGGAGGGGGCTCTGGATCCTGGCCGCccatcgcgccgccgccgcaggagGCGGAGACGGATCCGTCCGTGCTCTGGCTCGCCGACGCGCCGGCCGGGGACATGAAGGAGTCGCCGCCGTCCGTCGAGATCTCCGTCTCCAAACCGCCGCCGCCACAACCGCCGCAGATCCATCACTTCGAGAACGGGAGCACCAGCACGCTCACGGAGAATCCCAGTCTCTCCGTGCACGCGCAGCAGCCTCCGCCCCAGCAGGCGGCTGCGGCGGCGCAGAGGCAGAACCAGCACCAGCAGCAGCTCCAGCATCAGCACCAGCTCCAGCTCCAGCACCAGCACAACCAGGGTCCTTTCCGCCGGGAGCTCAATTTCTCAGATTTCGCGTCCAACGCATCCGTCACGGTGACCCCGCCTTTCTTCAAGCCCGAGTCTGGTGAGATCCTAAACTTTGGCGCTGACAGCACCAGCCGGAGGAACCCTTCGCCGGCGCCCCCCGCCGCGACGGCCAGCCTCACCACCGCGCCCGGGAGCCTATTCTCCCAGCACACGGCGACTGTGACGGCCCCGTTAAACGACGCCAAGAACAACCCGAAGCGGTCCATGGAGGCCACCTCCCGCGCGAGCAACACCAACCACCACCAGAACGCCACAGCCAACGAGGGGATGCTGTCCTTCTCGTCGGCGCCGACGACGCGGCCGtccaccggcacgggcgcgccaGCCAAGTCGGAGTCCGACCACTCCGACCTGGAGGCGTCGGTCCGCGAGGTGGAGAGCAGCCGCGTGGTGCCTCCGCCGGAGGAGAAGCGGCCGCGCAAGCGCGGGCGCAAGCCGGCGAACGGGCGCGAGGAGCCCCTGAACCACGTGGAGGCGGAGCGGCAGCGGCGGGAGAAGCTGAACCAGCGGTTCTACGCCCTCCGCGCCGTGGTGCCCAACGTGTCCAAGATGGACAAGGCCTCGCTGCTGGGCGACGCCATCTCCTACATCAACGAGCTCCGCGGCAAGATGACGGTGCTGGAGTCTGACAAGGAGACGCTCCACTCCCAAATCGAGGCGCTCAAGAAGGAGCGCGACGCCCGGCCGGCCGCGCCGTCGTCGGGGATGCACGACAACGGGGCGCGGTGCCACGCGGTCGAGATCGAGGCCAAGATCCTGGGGCTGGAGGCGATGATCCGCGTGCAGTGCCACAAGCGCAACCACCCGGCGGCGAAGCTGATGACGGCGCTGCGGGAGCTGGACCTGGACGTGTACCACGCCAGCGTGTCCGTGGTGAAGGACATCATGATCCAGCAGGTGGCGGTGAAGATGGCCACCCGGGTCTACTCCCAGGACCAGCTCAACGCGGCGCTCTACGGCCGCCTCGCCGAGCCGGGCACCGCGATGCAAATCCGGTAA